A window from Longimicrobiales bacterium encodes these proteins:
- a CDS encoding sodium-dependent transporter encodes MSERFEQFSTRWGMLVAMLGMAVGTGNIWRFPRVAATNGGGSFLVAWVVFLLLWSVPLILIEFSMGKATRAGPVGAFARLMGKRYAWMGAWVAWTAIAIMFYYAVVAGWTIRYTLAALTGELGGAEPGALWEGFSYTWAAVLFQGLALAIGIFVVARGVRGIEAAARLLIPSLFVLVIVLAIRAVTLPGAERGLEFLFTPTWEGLSNPQIWLQALTQNAWDTGAGWGLILTYAVYMRRREDTALNAFILGFGNNTVSLLAGIMVLCTVFSLMPDAATQIVGAGNEGLTFIWVPQLFARMPAGSVFMVLFFAALFFAAMTSLISMLELATRVLQDMGVSRGRAITMIGVLGFGLGVPSALNADVFANQDFVWGVGLMVSGLFFAIAVLRHGVTKFRASFINTGDSDIRIGAWWDWAIRLVVVQALVLVGWWVWQVRGEEKWGAFGWANMALQFAVALTFFLAINGWLARRAGTVAPHEEENPILTIP; translated from the coding sequence TTGTCTGAGCGGTTTGAGCAGTTCTCCACCCGGTGGGGGATGCTGGTGGCCATGCTCGGCATGGCGGTCGGCACGGGCAACATCTGGCGGTTCCCGCGGGTGGCTGCGACGAACGGCGGCGGCTCGTTCCTCGTCGCATGGGTGGTGTTCCTGCTGTTGTGGTCGGTGCCGCTGATACTTATCGAGTTCTCGATGGGCAAGGCGACACGGGCGGGACCGGTGGGTGCGTTCGCGCGACTGATGGGGAAGCGCTATGCGTGGATGGGCGCGTGGGTGGCGTGGACGGCGATCGCGATCATGTTCTACTACGCGGTTGTCGCGGGGTGGACGATCCGCTACACGCTGGCGGCCCTGACCGGGGAGCTGGGCGGCGCGGAGCCGGGTGCGCTGTGGGAGGGCTTCTCCTATACGTGGGCGGCGGTCCTGTTCCAGGGGCTGGCACTTGCGATCGGTATCTTCGTGGTCGCGCGCGGAGTCCGCGGCATCGAGGCGGCCGCGCGCCTGCTCATCCCGAGTCTGTTCGTGCTCGTCATTGTCCTGGCCATTCGGGCTGTGACACTGCCGGGCGCGGAGCGCGGGCTCGAGTTCCTGTTCACGCCGACGTGGGAAGGTCTGAGCAATCCGCAGATCTGGCTGCAGGCGCTCACGCAGAACGCCTGGGACACCGGCGCGGGCTGGGGTCTGATCCTCACGTACGCGGTGTACATGCGACGGCGTGAAGATACGGCGCTCAATGCGTTCATCCTGGGCTTCGGCAACAACACCGTCTCACTGCTCGCCGGTATCATGGTACTGTGTACCGTGTTCTCGCTGATGCCGGATGCGGCAACGCAGATCGTCGGCGCGGGCAATGAGGGGCTCACGTTCATCTGGGTCCCGCAGCTGTTTGCACGCATGCCCGCGGGATCGGTGTTCATGGTGCTGTTCTTCGCCGCCCTGTTCTTCGCGGCCATGACGAGCCTCATCTCGATGCTCGAGCTGGCGACGCGCGTGCTTCAGGACATGGGCGTGTCGCGCGGCCGCGCGATCACGATGATCGGAGTGCTGGGGTTTGGACTGGGTGTGCCGTCCGCGCTCAACGCCGACGTCTTTGCTAACCAGGACTTCGTCTGGGGCGTCGGGCTGATGGTCTCCGGTCTGTTCTTCGCCATCGCCGTGCTGCGTCACGGGGTAACGAAGTTCCGCGCATCGTTCATCAATACCGGCGACTCCGACATTCGCATCGGTGCGTGGTGGGATTGGGCGATCCGCCTGGTCGTGGTGCAGGCCCTGGTCCTGGTCGGCTGGTGGGTCTGGCAGGTCCGGGGCGAGGAGAAATGGGGCGCGTTCGGCTGGGCGAACATGGCACTGCAGTTCGCCGTCGCGCTCACGTTCTTCCTCGCCATCAACGGCTGGCTGGCGCGCAGGGCCGGCACGGTGGCGCCGCACGAGGAGGAGAATCCCATCCTCACCATTCCGTGA